From the Pseudomonas lalucatii genome, the window GCCATCAGCGGCCCCACTGCATAGAGCGCATCCACCTTGCCGGCGGCGTAGCGCCCCACCTCGCGATGGCCCTGCTCGGCCCATTCGCCCAATTCCCCGATATCGCCGAGCACCAGGACGGTGCGCCCGGAGAAGCCGGCGAGTATATCAACGGCCGCACAGATCGAAGCAGGGTTGGCGTTGTAGCTGTCGTCGATCACCCGCATGCCATTCGTCGCCAGCTGCGCTACGGCGCGGCCTTTGACCGGCTGCAGGCTTTCCAGCCCGGCCTTGATATCGACCAACGGTACGCCCACGGCCTGGGCCGCAGCGGCGGCGGCCAGGGCGTTGGCCACGTTGTGCTCGCCCAGCAGGTTGAGCTGGATGCGCGCCTGGCCCGCCGTGCAGTGCAGGGTGAAGGCCGGACAACCGCGGGCGTCGCGGGCCAGGGCGTCGGCGTAGAAGTCCGCCGCCGCATTGCCCAGGGCGAAGCTCAGCACCCGGCGCCCCTTGGCCCGGCGCTGCCAGATGGCGAAGGCCTGGTCGTCCAGGTTGAGCACGGCGACGCCGCCCTCGCCCAGGCCCTCGAGTATTTCGCCCTTGGCCTCGACTATCTTCTCCGGCCCGCCGAACTCGCCGACGTGGGCGCTACCGGCGTTGGTGATGATGGCCACCTGCGGCCGGGTCAGGGCGACGGTGTAGGCGATCTCGCCGACATGGTTGGCGCCCAGCTCGATCACCGCCCCCCGGTGCCCGGCCGCCAGCTCCAGCAGGGTCAATGGCGCGCCGAGGTCGTTGTTCAGGTTGCCGCGGGTGGCCAGCACGACGCCGCCCAACCCGGCGCGCAGGATGCTGGCGAGCATCTCCTTGACCGTGGTCTTGCCGCTGGAGCCGGTCACCGCCACCAGCGGGCCGTCGTAGGCCTGGCGGTTCAGGGCGCCGAGGCGCCCCAGGGCCAGGCGGGTATCGGCGACCAGCAGCTGCGGCAGCGGCGCATCCGCCACCTCGCGCTGGACCAGTGCGGCCACCGCACCCTTGGCGGCGACCTCGGCCAGGTAGTCGTGACCGTCGAAACGCGGACCGACCAGGGCCACGAACAACTGCCCCGGGCGGATCGCCCGGCTGTCGCTGCCGACCGCGTCGAATGCCACGTCCGCGCCGATCAGGCGGCCGTCCAGCGCATCCGCCACTTCGCTCAAGCGCAACGCTTTAAGCATGGGCAGCCTCCCAGGCGACCAGGGCCTTGGCCGCCTCGTCCAGATCGGAGAACGGCTGACGCTCGCCGTTGATCTCCTGATAGTCCTCGTGTCCCTTGCCGGCCAGCACCAGCACGTCGTCCGCGCTGGCCTGGGCGATCAGCTGGGCGATGGCCTGGCCGCGACCATGCACGAAGCCGGCACGCTCGGGGACCAGGAAGCCGGCGCGAATGTCCGCGAAGATCTGCTCC encodes:
- a CDS encoding UDP-N-acetylmuramoyl-tripeptide--D-alanyl-D-alanine ligase, coding for MLKALRLSEVADALDGRLIGADVAFDAVGSDSRAIRPGQLFVALVGPRFDGHDYLAEVAAKGAVAALVQREVADAPLPQLLVADTRLALGRLGALNRQAYDGPLVAVTGSSGKTTVKEMLASILRAGLGGVVLATRGNLNNDLGAPLTLLELAAGHRGAVIELGANHVGEIAYTVALTRPQVAIITNAGSAHVGEFGGPEKIVEAKGEILEGLGEGGVAVLNLDDQAFAIWQRRAKGRRVLSFALGNAAADFYADALARDARGCPAFTLHCTAGQARIQLNLLGEHNVANALAAAAAAQAVGVPLVDIKAGLESLQPVKGRAVAQLATNGMRVIDDSYNANPASICAAVDILAGFSGRTVLVLGDIGELGEWAEQGHREVGRYAAGKVDALYAVGPLMAHAVEEFGTNGRHFADQASLISALGVEQGDTTILIKGSRSAAMENVVAALCGASGESH